A genomic segment from Burkholderia plantarii encodes:
- a CDS encoding tetratricopeptide repeat protein: protein MISKGEGTTFASPAGGPGQTGLGPPDDAVLERLLARARRAHHEGALQQAEQAYQELLALDAGHPEALHLLGAVRFQQGRLDEAEPLMRRSVERRPVALALANYSAVLAGLGREAEALSRLDEALALQPGHQRALFQRAGLLARLGRHDDACENYDRLLEQVPNFADGYVRRGEARQALGRLEEALRDCDRALQLAGRTFDAQRARGLVLRSLGRFRDAVDSYGHALALAPGHVETLFLRGVAWLDLQEPARALADFNSAVAAHPGFVDALFNSTIALGQLGRHAEVLARCDRVLELDPRHALALAQRGNAAAQLGRIADALDSYARALEVAPDAVGVLCNQASALTAVGRHDEARAACDRALAIDAGHLPARFVRGRALLEAHHYDLALDDLDAVIAATPDDKLAHFHRGNALRALRRHDEARRAYADAIAIDPGFVQAQTTRSFLCLATGDFETGWDAYEWRWRDTQLDPSRRTFAQPRWKHGMPLDGRTILLYAEQGLGDTLQFCRYAPLVKALGARVVLEVQPELVALLGSLDGVDALVARDAPLPPFDLHCPLMSLPLEFRTDLDSIPAAPSYLRADPLLAARWRERFGGAAKPRIGVVWSGNPLHLNDRNRSIRLADLLPLVDDRHTWVSLQKMVRDEDRAALDASAIHFVGDELADFAETAALIETMDCVISVDTSVAHLAGALGRPLVVLLPYTPDFRWLLDRDDSPWYPGARLIRQSAGGQWASVIERLAAALPAIARGSGR, encoded by the coding sequence ATGATATCGAAGGGGGAAGGGACCACGTTCGCCAGCCCGGCCGGCGGGCCGGGCCAGACCGGACTCGGTCCGCCCGATGACGCCGTGCTCGAACGGCTGCTCGCGCGCGCGCGCCGCGCGCACCACGAGGGCGCGCTCCAGCAGGCGGAACAGGCTTACCAGGAACTGCTCGCGCTCGACGCCGGACATCCCGAGGCGCTGCATCTGCTGGGCGCGGTGCGTTTCCAGCAAGGGCGGCTCGACGAGGCCGAGCCGCTGATGCGGCGCTCGGTGGAGCGCCGGCCGGTGGCGCTTGCGCTCGCCAACTATTCGGCGGTGCTGGCCGGGCTCGGCCGTGAAGCGGAGGCGCTGAGCCGCCTGGACGAGGCGCTCGCGCTGCAGCCGGGCCACCAGCGCGCGCTGTTCCAGCGCGCCGGGCTGCTGGCCCGGCTTGGCCGGCATGACGATGCCTGCGAGAACTACGACCGCCTGCTCGAACAGGTGCCGAACTTCGCCGACGGCTACGTGCGGCGCGGCGAGGCGCGCCAGGCGCTCGGCCGGCTCGAGGAAGCGCTGCGCGACTGCGATCGCGCGCTGCAGCTGGCCGGCCGCACCTTCGACGCGCAGCGTGCGCGCGGGCTGGTGCTGCGTTCGCTGGGGCGCTTCCGCGACGCGGTGGACAGCTACGGCCACGCGCTCGCGCTGGCGCCGGGCCATGTCGAGACGCTGTTCCTGCGCGGGGTCGCCTGGCTCGACTTGCAGGAGCCGGCGCGCGCGCTCGCCGATTTCAACTCGGCGGTGGCCGCCCATCCCGGTTTCGTGGACGCGCTGTTCAACAGCACCATCGCGCTCGGCCAGCTCGGCCGCCACGCCGAGGTGCTGGCGCGCTGCGACCGCGTGCTCGAACTCGATCCGCGCCATGCGCTGGCGCTCGCGCAGCGCGGCAACGCCGCGGCGCAGCTCGGGCGGATCGCCGACGCGCTCGACAGCTATGCGCGCGCGCTCGAGGTCGCGCCGGATGCGGTGGGCGTGCTTTGCAACCAGGCCAGCGCGCTGACCGCCGTGGGCCGCCACGACGAGGCGCGCGCCGCCTGCGACCGCGCGCTGGCGATCGACGCCGGCCACCTGCCGGCGCGCTTCGTGCGCGGCCGCGCGCTGCTCGAGGCGCACCATTACGACCTCGCGCTCGACGATCTCGACGCGGTGATCGCCGCCACGCCCGACGACAAGCTCGCGCATTTCCACCGCGGCAACGCGCTGCGCGCGCTGCGTCGCCACGACGAGGCGCGCCGGGCCTATGCCGACGCGATCGCGATCGATCCCGGCTTCGTGCAGGCACAAACCACGCGCTCGTTCCTGTGCCTCGCGACCGGCGATTTCGAAACCGGCTGGGACGCCTACGAATGGCGCTGGCGCGACACCCAGCTCGACCCGAGCCGCCGCACGTTCGCGCAGCCGCGCTGGAAGCACGGCATGCCGCTCGACGGCCGGACCATCCTGCTCTACGCGGAGCAGGGCCTCGGCGACACGCTGCAGTTCTGCCGCTACGCGCCGCTCGTGAAGGCGCTCGGCGCGCGCGTCGTGCTCGAGGTGCAGCCCGAACTGGTGGCGCTGCTCGGCTCGCTCGACGGCGTCGACGCGCTGGTCGCGAGGGATGCGCCGCTGCCGCCGTTCGACCTGCATTGCCCGCTGATGAGCCTGCCGCTCGAGTTCCGCACCGATCTCGACTCGATCCCGGCGGCGCCGTCCTACCTGCGCGCCGATCCGCTGCTCGCGGCGCGCTGGCGCGAGCGTTTCGGCGGCGCGGCGAAACCGCGAATCGGCGTGGTCTGGTCCGGCAACCCGCTGCACCTGAACGACCGCAACCGTTCGATCCGGCTCGCCGACCTGCTGCCGCTGGTGGACGACCGCCACACCTGGGTCAGCCTGCAGAAGATGGTGCGCGACGAGGACCGCGCGGCGCTCGACGCGAGCGCGATCCACTTCGTCGGCGACGAGCTGGCCGATTTCGCCGAGACCGCCGCGCTGATCGAGACGATGGACTGCGTGATCAGCGTGGACACCTCGGTGGCCCACCTGGCGGGCGCGCTCGGCCGGCCGCTGGTGGTGCTGCTGCCGTACACGCCCGACTTCCGCTGGCTGCTCGATCGCGACGACAGCCCGTGGTATCCGGGCGCGCGCCTGATCCGGCAGTCGGCCGGCGGCCAGTGGGCGAGCGTGATCGAGCGGCTCGCGGCGGCGCTGCCGGCCATCGCGCGCGGGAGCGGGCGGTGA
- the gspI gene encoding type II secretion system minor pseudopilin GspI, whose protein sequence is MSLRADDRRATRPAPRGFTLIEVLIALAIVAIALGAVMRAIGSLATDTDAARMRLLALWSADNALGSLKIGAAWPPVGRTRFACPQGPYAFVCRQTVVALAMPRLRQVSVSVYASDSSRNVLAEVVSVVQNEARGN, encoded by the coding sequence ATGAGCCTTCGAGCCGACGACAGACGCGCCACGCGACCGGCGCCACGGGGTTTCACGCTGATCGAGGTGCTGATCGCGCTGGCGATCGTCGCGATCGCGCTCGGCGCGGTGATGCGCGCGATCGGTTCGCTCGCGACCGACACCGACGCGGCGCGCATGCGCCTGCTCGCGCTCTGGAGCGCCGACAACGCGCTCGGCTCGTTGAAGATCGGCGCCGCCTGGCCGCCTGTCGGCCGCACCCGCTTCGCCTGTCCGCAAGGTCCCTACGCATTCGTCTGCCGCCAGACGGTGGTGGCGCTCGCGATGCCGCGTCTGCGGCAGGTGTCGGTCAGCGTCTATGCCTCGGATTCGAGCCGCAACGTGCTCGCGGAGGTCGTCTCCGTGGTCCAGAATGAAGCGCGCGGCAACTGA
- a CDS encoding PulJ/GspJ family protein has translation MKRAATERRAGRPGRPRARGFTLIEMLVAIALIAVIALLSWRGLDATIRGRDTIAANLSQTRLLGRYFSQLQFDLLNLATADEVFGPPLRIKPNELVLVRHVGIGSGPTSVQVVRYQLKGHALMRSASQPLASLTELDATLREMDKYAGVVVTQDARSMQLSVWVPPAGWTGSQVAVEDVYAHFLAQHGIGSLATLGAPLPRGLRFTVTVGSPPVEYSRTIPIGQ, from the coding sequence ATGAAGCGCGCGGCAACTGAGCGGCGCGCCGGGCGCCCCGGCCGGCCGCGCGCGCGCGGCTTCACGCTGATCGAGATGCTGGTGGCGATCGCGCTGATCGCCGTGATCGCGCTGCTGTCGTGGCGCGGGCTCGACGCGACGATCCGCGGCCGCGACACGATCGCCGCGAACCTGTCCCAGACGCGCCTGCTCGGCCGCTACTTCTCGCAGCTGCAGTTCGACCTGCTCAACCTGGCGACGGCCGACGAGGTGTTCGGGCCGCCGCTGCGGATCAAGCCGAACGAGCTGGTGCTGGTGCGCCACGTCGGGATCGGTAGCGGGCCGACCTCGGTGCAGGTGGTGCGCTACCAGCTGAAGGGCCACGCGCTGATGCGCAGCGCCTCGCAGCCGCTCGCCTCGCTGACCGAACTCGACGCGACGCTGCGCGAGATGGACAAGTACGCCGGCGTGGTGGTCACGCAGGATGCGCGCTCGATGCAGCTGTCGGTGTGGGTGCCGCCCGCCGGCTGGACCGGCAGCCAGGTCGCGGTCGAGGACGTCTACGCGCACTTTCTCGCGCAGCACGGCATCGGCAGCCTCGCGACGCTCGGCGCGCCGCTGCCGCGCGGCCTGCGCTTCACGGTGACGGTCGGCTCGCCGCCGGTCGAATACTCGCGGACCATCCCGATCGGCCAGTGA
- a CDS encoding tetratricopeptide repeat protein, which translates to MSGESGNNMAGQASEARTTAPSTVATDLKRARNAHETGRFGDAARDYRAVLDQDPAHPEALHLFGVLQFQRGDAAEAEALLRQALTVLPSQVRARSDLGGVIGAQGRLEEALEHFAAALRLDPDDLVTLVRQANTLLELRRHAAALAAYDRALAVSPLAIDALCNRGGALRALRRHDEALDTYDRALMVDPNSCEAWFNRGLALRDLARHGEALQAFERAGELRPGVAVILAMRGHALLALDRPGEALAALNEAIAADPSRLDALSGSAAALEALGRHDEALARCERVLAVDPAHPPALAGRANALLRAGRHAEALAGYDAALAIEPDALDILCNRAAALRALGRRDEALAVCDAIHARDARYVDAWAGRAGVLRELGRHDEALAAAERVVALRPEQAAGWLELGRLRQELGRTVDALAAYDHALRLNPVQADAHLARAALLLADGDFTRGWADYEWRLDDPRRAREARVFTQPAWHGDTALDGRTILLHAELDPDETLQLCRYAPLVAARGARVVLEVPPPLRELMGSLAGVAQVVARGDVLPDFDCHCPLPSLPRALRTELATIPGETPYLHADPARARQWATRLGAPARRRVGLAWRGNPGHHDAGARAIAPARLQPWFTRDIEWIALQVPDEKDEKHEKEDEAALAATPLRRVDDDLISLADLAALLPSLDLVITMDSAVAHLAGALGRPVWVLLPRPAESRWLRERADSPWYPTARLFRQTEAGRWDDVVDAVGRALDA; encoded by the coding sequence GTGTCGGGCGAATCGGGGAACAACATGGCGGGGCAGGCATCGGAGGCGCGCACCACGGCGCCGTCGACGGTGGCGACGGACCTGAAGCGGGCCAGGAACGCGCATGAAACGGGCCGCTTCGGCGATGCCGCGCGCGACTACCGCGCCGTGCTCGACCAGGACCCGGCGCATCCGGAGGCGCTCCACCTGTTCGGCGTGCTGCAGTTCCAGCGCGGCGACGCGGCCGAGGCCGAGGCGCTGCTGCGGCAGGCGCTGACGGTGCTGCCCTCGCAGGTGCGCGCGCGATCCGACCTCGGCGGCGTGATCGGCGCGCAAGGCCGCCTCGAGGAAGCGCTCGAACATTTCGCGGCGGCCCTGCGCCTCGATCCGGACGACCTGGTGACGCTGGTGCGCCAGGCCAACACGCTGCTCGAACTGCGCCGCCACGCCGCCGCGCTGGCCGCCTACGACCGCGCGCTGGCGGTCTCGCCGCTCGCGATCGACGCGCTCTGCAATCGCGGCGGCGCGCTGCGTGCGCTGCGCCGCCACGACGAGGCGCTCGACACCTACGACCGCGCGCTGATGGTCGACCCGAATTCCTGCGAGGCCTGGTTCAACCGCGGCCTCGCGCTGCGCGACCTCGCCCGCCACGGCGAAGCGCTGCAGGCCTTCGAGCGCGCGGGCGAGCTGCGCCCCGGCGTGGCCGTGATCCTCGCGATGCGCGGCCACGCGCTGCTCGCCCTGGACCGCCCGGGCGAGGCGCTCGCGGCGCTGAACGAGGCGATCGCGGCGGACCCGTCGCGGCTCGACGCGCTGTCCGGCAGCGCCGCCGCGCTCGAGGCGCTGGGCCGCCACGACGAGGCGCTCGCGCGCTGCGAACGCGTGCTCGCCGTCGATCCCGCGCACCCGCCGGCGCTCGCCGGCCGCGCCAACGCGCTGCTGCGCGCCGGGCGCCACGCCGAGGCGCTGGCCGGCTACGACGCGGCGCTCGCGATCGAACCCGACGCGCTCGACATCCTCTGCAACCGCGCCGCCGCGCTGCGCGCGCTGGGCCGCCGCGACGAGGCGCTGGCCGTCTGCGACGCCATCCACGCGCGCGACGCAAGGTACGTCGACGCCTGGGCCGGTCGCGCCGGCGTGCTGCGCGAGCTGGGCCGTCACGACGAGGCGCTCGCCGCGGCCGAGCGCGTGGTGGCGCTGCGGCCCGAACAGGCCGCGGGCTGGCTCGAACTGGGCCGCCTGCGCCAGGAGCTGGGGCGCACCGTCGACGCGCTCGCCGCCTACGACCACGCGCTGCGCCTGAACCCCGTGCAGGCCGACGCGCATCTGGCGCGCGCGGCGCTGCTGCTGGCCGACGGCGACTTCACGCGCGGCTGGGCCGACTACGAATGGCGCCTCGACGACCCGCGCCGCGCGCGCGAGGCGCGGGTGTTCACGCAGCCGGCCTGGCACGGCGACACGGCACTCGACGGCCGCACGATCCTGCTGCATGCCGAACTCGATCCCGACGAAACGCTGCAGCTGTGCCGCTACGCGCCGCTCGTCGCGGCACGCGGCGCGCGCGTGGTGCTGGAAGTGCCGCCGCCGCTGCGCGAACTGATGGGGTCGCTGGCCGGTGTCGCGCAGGTGGTGGCGCGTGGCGACGTGCTGCCCGACTTCGACTGCCACTGCCCGCTGCCGAGCCTGCCGCGCGCGCTGCGCACCGAGCTGGCGACGATCCCCGGCGAAACGCCCTACCTGCACGCCGATCCGGCGCGCGCGCGGCAGTGGGCCACGCGGCTCGGCGCGCCGGCGCGGCGCCGCGTCGGCCTGGCCTGGCGCGGCAACCCCGGCCATCACGACGCCGGCGCGCGCGCCATCGCGCCGGCGCGGCTGCAGCCGTGGTTCACGCGCGATATCGAGTGGATCGCGCTGCAAGTACCGGACGAAAAGGACGAGAAGCACGAGAAGGAAGACGAGGCCGCGCTGGCCGCCACGCCGCTGCGGCGCGTCGACGACGACTTGATCTCGCTCGCCGATCTGGCCGCGCTGCTGCCCTCGCTCGATCTCGTGATCACGATGGATTCGGCCGTCGCGCATCTCGCCGGCGCGCTGGGGCGGCCGGTGTGGGTGCTGCTGCCGCGGCCGGCCGAGTCGCGCTGGTTGCGCGAGCGCGCGGACAGCCCGTGGTATCCCACGGCGCGGCTGTTCCGGCAGACCGAAGCCGGCCGTTGGGACGACGTGGTGGACGCGGTCGGGCGGGCGCTCGACGCCTGA
- the tssC gene encoding type VI secretion system contractile sheath large subunit, translating into MQKKLLRIRPPRVKITYDVETGGAMEKKELPFIVGILADLQGERVDAANYPALKERSMVEIDRDNFNDVMAKIAPRTTFDALKKDDEAIASLLKADGNNELVFSKIEAFEPLQVIKALPALKDIYDKRGKIRDLQARAEASGSIGDPLTSVISGSDIKPGKAAVAASADGKTAAQDAVPSLKADADTVVKARAALVALDPKDDKTSTVTRPSNGEMFDVFVEQFNLYYVGDLAPTTVDPAAPPAPLVRQGPRTSADQIESVRARGAIAVIDTLVSLIDEQLSSALSSIMHCDSFTRMEATWRGLNHLVMNTETSTMLKLRVFNATKKELCDDMMKAVEFDQSALFKMIYEAEYGTFGGNPYSLLVGDYAIGNVDADIDFLTKMAEVAAAAHAPFLAQASADLFGLSGFDQLDKPRDLKKIFEGVTAEKWREFRELEDSRYVTLALPRALLRLPYGTPTKRNTTPCDGLNFDEHVGPAGVDETFYVKKTNEIQSYPEPEPKHFLWGNPAYLLAERITNAFALYSWTAAIRGVEGGGLVENLPIYTFTSEHGSVELLCPTEVSITDRREKELNDLGFITLCHCKGTGKAAFFGGQTTNQPKKYFSDSANANARISALLPYMLAASRFAHYIKVIMREKIGSFMTRGNVEDFLNSWISNYVLLDDNASQDAKAAYPLREAKVIVTEVPGEPGSYRATVLLKPHFQLEELTTSIRLVANLPK; encoded by the coding sequence GTGCAGAAGAAGCTCCTGCGTATTCGCCCCCCCCGGGTCAAGATCACGTATGACGTGGAAACCGGCGGTGCCATGGAGAAGAAGGAGCTGCCGTTCATCGTCGGCATCCTGGCCGACCTGCAGGGCGAACGCGTCGACGCGGCGAACTATCCGGCGCTCAAGGAGCGCTCGATGGTCGAGATCGACCGCGACAACTTCAACGACGTGATGGCGAAGATCGCGCCGCGCACGACCTTCGACGCGCTGAAGAAGGACGACGAGGCGATCGCCAGCCTGCTCAAGGCCGACGGCAACAACGAACTGGTGTTCTCGAAGATCGAGGCGTTCGAGCCGCTGCAGGTGATCAAGGCGCTGCCGGCGCTGAAGGACATCTACGACAAGCGCGGCAAGATCCGCGACCTGCAGGCGCGCGCGGAAGCGTCGGGCTCGATCGGCGACCCGCTCACCTCGGTGATCTCGGGCAGCGACATCAAGCCGGGCAAGGCCGCCGTGGCCGCCTCGGCCGACGGCAAGACGGCGGCGCAGGACGCCGTGCCGTCGCTGAAGGCCGACGCCGACACGGTCGTCAAGGCCCGGGCCGCGCTGGTCGCGCTCGATCCCAAGGACGACAAGACCTCGACCGTGACCCGGCCGTCGAACGGCGAGATGTTCGACGTGTTCGTCGAGCAGTTCAACCTCTACTACGTCGGTGACCTCGCGCCGACCACGGTCGATCCGGCCGCGCCGCCCGCCCCGCTCGTGCGGCAGGGCCCGCGCACCTCCGCCGACCAGATCGAGAGCGTGCGCGCGCGCGGCGCGATCGCGGTGATCGACACGCTGGTCTCGCTGATCGACGAGCAGCTGAGCAGCGCGCTGTCGAGCATCATGCACTGCGACTCGTTCACGAGGATGGAAGCCACCTGGCGCGGCCTGAACCATCTCGTGATGAACACCGAGACCAGCACGATGCTGAAGCTGCGCGTGTTCAACGCCACCAAGAAGGAACTCTGCGACGACATGATGAAGGCGGTCGAGTTCGACCAGAGCGCCCTCTTCAAGATGATCTACGAAGCCGAGTACGGCACCTTCGGCGGCAATCCGTACAGCCTGCTGGTGGGCGACTACGCGATCGGCAACGTCGACGCCGACATCGACTTCCTGACCAAGATGGCCGAAGTCGCGGCCGCCGCGCACGCGCCGTTCCTCGCGCAGGCCTCGGCCGACCTGTTCGGCCTGAGCGGCTTCGACCAGCTCGACAAGCCGCGCGATCTGAAGAAGATCTTCGAGGGCGTGACCGCCGAGAAATGGCGCGAGTTCCGCGAACTCGAGGATTCGCGCTACGTCACGCTGGCCCTGCCGCGCGCGCTGCTGCGCCTGCCCTACGGCACGCCGACCAAGCGCAACACCACGCCCTGCGACGGCCTGAACTTCGACGAGCACGTCGGCCCGGCCGGCGTCGACGAGACGTTCTACGTCAAGAAGACCAACGAGATCCAGAGCTACCCCGAACCGGAACCGAAGCACTTCCTGTGGGGCAACCCGGCCTACCTGCTGGCCGAGCGCATCACCAACGCGTTCGCGCTGTACAGCTGGACCGCGGCGATCCGCGGCGTGGAAGGCGGCGGCCTGGTCGAGAACCTGCCGATCTACACGTTCACCTCGGAACACGGCAGCGTCGAGCTGCTCTGCCCGACCGAAGTGTCGATCACCGACCGTCGCGAGAAGGAACTGAACGACCTCGGCTTCATCACGCTCTGCCACTGCAAGGGCACCGGCAAGGCGGCCTTCTTCGGCGGCCAGACCACCAACCAGCCGAAGAAGTACTTCTCGGACTCGGCCAACGCCAATGCCCGCATCTCCGCGCTGCTGCCGTACATGCTGGCCGCCTCGCGTTTCGCGCACTACATCAAGGTGATCATGCGCGAGAAGATCGGCAGCTTCATGACGCGCGGCAACGTCGAGGACTTCCTCAATTCGTGGATCTCGAACTACGTGCTGCTCGACGACAACGCCTCGCAGGACGCCAAGGCGGCCTACCCGCTGCGCGAGGCGAAGGTGATCGTCACGGAAGTGCCGGGCGAGCCGGGCTCGTACCGCGCCACCGTGCTGCTCAAGCCGCACTTCCAGCTCGAAGAGCTGACCACCTCGATCCGGCTCGTGGCCAACCTGCCGAAATAA
- a CDS encoding Hcp family type VI secretion system effector, with amino-acid sequence MDLILFQPGDQSIMNQEGSEIDNSAWMADGPTGLCIEIVSLHQGMKQQVTTDVSNNARTSGRPIITEFTLVKYVDQTSVKLYDYCLGAKLLGSGAGAPSTIYIARESGGKTMNIIKIQLKDAIISEIQLQTHPNDMPTEQFKLNFTEVIWTYTQQLNNMTAKGVKTTGWSLAKNMPIGGSFSSLV; translated from the coding sequence ATGGATCTGATTCTCTTCCAGCCGGGTGATCAAAGCATCATGAACCAGGAGGGCAGCGAGATCGACAATTCGGCCTGGATGGCCGACGGCCCGACCGGGCTGTGCATCGAAATCGTGTCGCTCCACCAGGGCATGAAGCAGCAGGTCACCACCGACGTCAGCAACAACGCGCGGACCTCGGGCCGGCCCATCATCACCGAGTTCACGCTGGTCAAGTACGTCGACCAGACCTCGGTGAAGCTCTACGACTACTGCCTCGGCGCCAAGCTGCTGGGCAGCGGCGCGGGCGCGCCGAGCACCATCTACATCGCGCGCGAATCGGGCGGCAAGACGATGAACATCATCAAGATCCAGCTGAAGGACGCCATCATCAGCGAGATCCAGTTGCAGACGCATCCGAACGACATGCCGACCGAGCAGTTCAAGCTCAACTTCACCGAAGTGATCTGGACCTACACGCAGCAGCTGAACAACATGACGGCGAAGGGCGTGAAGACCACCGGGTGGAGCCTCGCGAAGAACATGCCGATCGGCGGTTCGTTCTCGTCGCTCGTCTGA
- the tssE gene encoding type VI secretion system baseplate subunit TssE, with protein sequence MQFLFERLAEPPSFDGSQTFDLRAAVAAQIQRLVSARTTRVGGDLDLLDFGSPSVVDIALDSKPQLELYAQRLARLVARYEPRLKSPRVRIEASSETLRPYRLAIYGTLDQSNGVDVFHFELPSH encoded by the coding sequence ATGCAGTTCCTGTTCGAGCGCCTCGCGGAACCGCCGTCGTTCGACGGCTCGCAGACATTCGATCTGCGCGCCGCCGTCGCCGCGCAGATCCAGCGTCTCGTCAGCGCGCGCACCACGCGCGTGGGCGGTGACCTGGACCTGCTCGACTTCGGCTCGCCGAGCGTGGTCGACATCGCACTGGACAGCAAGCCTCAACTCGAGCTGTACGCGCAACGCCTTGCCCGCCTCGTTGCCCGCTACGAACCGCGCCTGAAGTCGCCCAGGGTGCGGATCGAGGCGAGCAGCGAGACGCTGCGGCCGTATCGCCTGGCGATCTACGGCACGCTCGATCAAAGCAACGGAGTGGACGTGTTCCACTTCGAGCTGCCCTCCCACTGA
- the tssF gene encoding type VI secretion system baseplate subunit TssF yields the protein MQPATVTLSDCFREELAALRTESVQFSEKHRELARTLGLNAREASDPQVELLLQSFAFLTGRLRHQVEQDKTRLPDTMLAFLYPHLEAPIPSMLIARIDVKPDGTDFSKEQLLPRGRTVTALTTNHLGQNTECRFQTCYDTPLLPLRLDTVALESALEYAFLGSTSSSRSVLRIRVRPDGVGTLQAKGRGPARLRFYINDAQPDAVALYEMIALHLEGIYVLPPAASQRPRQLPPEALRWLGMEPDEAVLNANPHTHPGYRLLQEYFAFPEKFGFFEVGRLDELDFEGVGDYFDLLLVLDMPFEPKLHFSADSLLMNCVPLINLFTQRIEPIALGHNEYEYRVTGDLKNHRYCEIHSIRELESISSEGKPRTIAPYFAMDNFGQLDGQDYFYLCRRLPATAPNVAGSETYVSFLDEQFNLEHPNDEVVGGTALCTNRRLPERLMSGSPLHLEGGGPVKRITALTKPTPHHTPAQIGHRPWSLISQLSLNHLSLDGGTLALGALKDILRLHVGPHRESGWKQIDAITELRSRSIMRHVGRDGWRGFVRGSELTVVMEPIDIGAGSVVLFCSVLRQFLRGYASVNHLVEVALETRNLKGSPKQWLALAGTAIAL from the coding sequence ATGCAACCTGCCACCGTCACGCTCAGCGACTGCTTCCGCGAGGAACTGGCCGCGCTGCGCACCGAGTCGGTCCAGTTCAGCGAGAAGCATCGCGAGCTGGCCCGCACGCTCGGGCTCAACGCGCGCGAGGCGAGCGACCCGCAGGTCGAGCTGCTGCTGCAGTCGTTCGCGTTCCTCACCGGGCGCCTGCGCCATCAGGTCGAACAGGACAAGACGCGCCTGCCCGACACGATGCTCGCGTTCCTGTATCCGCACCTGGAAGCCCCGATCCCGTCGATGCTGATCGCCCGGATCGACGTCAAGCCGGACGGCACCGATTTCTCGAAGGAGCAACTGCTGCCGCGCGGGCGCACGGTCACCGCGCTGACCACCAACCATCTCGGGCAGAACACCGAGTGTCGCTTCCAGACCTGCTACGACACCCCGCTGCTACCGCTGCGGCTCGACACGGTCGCGCTCGAATCGGCGCTCGAATACGCGTTCCTCGGCAGCACCTCGTCGTCGCGCTCGGTGCTGCGCATCCGCGTGCGCCCCGACGGCGTCGGCACGCTGCAGGCCAAGGGCCGCGGCCCGGCGCGCCTGCGCTTCTACATCAACGACGCGCAGCCCGACGCGGTGGCGCTCTACGAGATGATCGCGCTGCACCTCGAAGGCATCTACGTGCTGCCGCCCGCCGCTTCGCAGCGGCCCCGCCAGCTGCCGCCCGAGGCGCTGCGCTGGCTCGGCATGGAGCCCGACGAGGCGGTGCTCAACGCCAACCCGCATACGCATCCGGGCTACCGGCTGCTGCAGGAATATTTCGCGTTTCCGGAGAAGTTCGGCTTCTTCGAAGTCGGTCGGCTCGACGAGCTCGACTTCGAGGGCGTCGGTGACTATTTCGACCTGCTGCTGGTGCTCGACATGCCGTTCGAGCCCAAGCTGCATTTCTCGGCCGATTCGCTGCTGATGAACTGCGTGCCGCTGATCAACCTGTTCACGCAGCGCATCGAGCCGATCGCGCTCGGCCACAACGAATACGAATACCGCGTGACGGGCGACCTCAAGAACCATCGCTACTGCGAGATCCATTCGATTCGCGAGCTCGAATCGATCTCGAGCGAAGGCAAGCCGCGCACCATCGCGCCGTACTTCGCGATGGACAACTTCGGCCAGCTCGACGGCCAGGACTATTTCTACCTGTGCCGCCGCCTGCCGGCCACCGCGCCCAACGTGGCGGGCAGCGAAACCTACGTGTCGTTCCTCGACGAGCAGTTCAACCTGGAGCACCCGAACGACGAGGTGGTGGGCGGCACCGCGCTGTGCACCAACCGGCGCCTGCCCGAGCGGCTCATGTCGGGCAGCCCGCTGCATCTGGAAGGCGGCGGCCCGGTCAAGCGGATCACCGCGCTGACCAAGCCCACGCCGCATCACACGCCCGCGCAGATCGGCCATCGCCCGTGGTCGCTGATCTCGCAGCTGTCGCTGAACCATCTCTCGCTCGACGGCGGCACGCTCGCGCTCGGCGCGCTGAAGGACATCCTGCGGCTGCACGTCGGCCCGCACCGCGAGAGCGGCTGGAAGCAGATCGACGCGATCACCGAGCTGCGCAGCCGCAGCATCATGCGCCACGTCGGCCGCGACGGCTGGCGCGGCTTCGTGCGCGGCTCGGAGCTGACGGTGGTGATGGAGCCGATCGACATCGGCGCGGGCAGCGTGGTGCTGTTCTGCTCGGTGCTGCGCCAGTTCCTGCGCGGCTACGCGAGCGTCAATCATCTGGTCGAAGTCGCGCTCGAAACGCGTAACCTCAAAGGGAGCCCGAAGCAATGGCTAGCATTGGCCGGCACCGCTATCGCACTGTAA